Proteins co-encoded in one Malus domestica chromosome 09, GDT2T_hap1 genomic window:
- the LOC103442303 gene encoding ABC transporter B family member 15-like codes for MGQKSPSKDNNSSSTMKVGSMRSIFMHADGVDRLLMILGLFGSLGDGFSTPLVLLITSKLMNNIGGSPTSAQDAFLHNINKNAVALLYLACGGFVCCFLEGYCWTRTGERQAARMRVRYLKAVLRQDVGYFDLHVTSTSEVITSVSNDSLVIQDVLSEKLPNFVMNSSMFFGSYIAAFIMMWRLAIVGFPFVVLLVIPGLIYGRTLMGLARQIREEYNKAGNIAEQAISSIRTVYAFVGENKTISEFSVALQGSVKLGLSQGLAKGLAIGSNGVVFAIWSFMSYYGSTMVMYHSARGGTVFAVGAAIAVGGLALGSGLSNLKYFSEACSAAERIMEVIRRVPKIDSDNMEGECLEDVSGEVEFKHLEFAYPSRPESIIFKDFNLTIPAGKTVALVGGSGSGKSTVISLLQRFYDPLGGEVLLDGVAINKLQLKWLRSQMGLVSQEPALFATSIEENILFGKEDAEIEEVIEAGKAANAHNFISQLPQGYDTQVGERGVQMSGGQKQRIAIARAIIKKPRILLLDEATSALDSESERVVQEALDKAAVGRTTIIIAHRLSTIRNADVIAVVQNGQVMEIGSHDELSQRENGHYTSLVRLQRTEKEKEPEELGHYGVSSSISNDIHSTSSRRLSMVSRSSSANSFAQGRAPDQESVVEYEQKKLPVPSFRRLLALNLPEWKQAVMGCTSATLFGAVQPLYAFAMGSMISVYFLKDHDEIKAKTRTYSLCFLGLAIFSLLINVSQHYNFAYMGEYLTKRIRERMLSKVLTFEVGWFDQDENSSGAICSRLAKDANVVRSLVGDRMALVVQTMSAVTVACTMGLIITWRLALVMIAVQPLIIVCFYTRRVLLKNMSQKAIKSQEESSKLAAEAVSNLRTVTAFSSQNRLLKMLEKAQEGPRRESIRQSWYAGIGLACSQSLTTVTWAFDFWYGGKLVAKGYVNAKQLFQTFMILVSTGRVIADAGSMTTDLAKGADAVGSVFAVLDKYTKIEPEDPEGLDPKRITGSIELRNVHFAYPARPDVMIFNGFSIKIEAGKSTALVGQSGSGKSTIIGLIERFYDPIKGAVKIDGQDVKSYHLKSLRKHIALVSQEPTLFAGTIRENIVYGVSDKVDELEIVEAARAANAHDFIAGLKDGYDTSCGDRGVQLSGGQKQRIAIARAILRNPVILLLDEATSALDSRSEKVVQDALERVMVGRTSVVVAHRLSTIQNCDMITVLDKGKVVEKGTHSSLLAKGPAGAYFSLVSLQRTPPAEKGTELY; via the exons ATGGGACAGAAAAGTCCCAGTAAGGACAATAACAGCAGCAGCACGATGAAAGTTGGGTCCATGAGGTCCATTTTCATGCATGCTGATGGGGTTGATAGATTGTTGATGATTTTAGGGCTGTTTGGATCCCTTGGTGATGGCTTCTCCACACCGCTGGTTTTGTTGATCACTAGCAAATTGATGAACAATATTGGCGGTTCACCAACTTCGGCTCAAGATGCGTTTCTGCATAACATAAATAAG AATGCAGTGGCGCTGTTGTACTTGGCTTGTGGGGGATTTGTTTGCTGTTTCCTAG AGGGATATTGCTGGACAAGAACCGGCGAGAGGCAAGCAGCTAGAATGAGAGTCAGATATTTGAAAGCAGTTCTAAGGCAAGATGTAGGCTACTTTGATTTACATGTCACAAGCACATCAGAAGTCATCACAAGTGTCTCTAATGATAGCTTAGTGATTCAAGATGTCCTAAGTGAAAAG CTACCGAACTTCGTGATGAATTCCTCCATGTTCTTTGGAAGCTACATAGCGGCGTTTATAATGATGTGGAGGCTAGCAATCGTAGGGTTTCCATTTGTGGTGCTGCTAGTAATTCCCGGTTTAATTTACGGAAGGACTTTGATGGGATTAGCTAGGCAGATTAGGGAAGAGTACAACAAGGCTGGCAACATAGCAGAGCAGGCAATTTCTTCAATCCGGACCGTTTATGCCTTCGTCGGAGAAAACAAAACTATATCGGAATTCTCTGTGGCTCTTCAGGGCTCCGTCAAGTTGGGATTGAGCCAGGGCTTGGCTAAAGGCCTGGCCATTGGAAGTAACGGCGTTGTCTTCGCCATTTGGTCTTTCATGTCGTATTATGGAAGCACAATGGTCATGTACCATAGCGCTCGGGGAGGCACTGTTTTTGCTGTTGGTGCTGCCATCGCCGTTGGTGGATT GGCATTAGGTTCTGGACTATCAAACTTGAAGtacttttcagaggcatgttCGGCAGCCGAGCGCATAATGGAAGTGATAAGAAGAGTTCCCAAGATCGATTCCGACAACATGGAAGGCGAATGTCTAGAGGATGTCTCCGGTGAAGTCGAATTCAAGCATCTCGAATTCGCATACCCGTCGAGACCGGAAAGCATCATCTTCAAAGATTTCAACTTGACAATTCCGGCGGGCAAAACGGTGGCGTTGGTGGGCGGAAGCGGCTCGGGGAAGTCCACGGTGATATCGCTGTTGCAGCGGTTTTATGATCCACTCGGAGGCGAGGTTCTTCTTGATGGGGTGGCGATAAATAAGCTTCAGCTCAAGTGGCTGAGGTCGCAGATGGGTTTGGTGAGCCAAGAGCCTGCTCTATTTGCAACCAGCATTGAGGAGAACATACTTTTTGGGAAAGAAGATGCTGAGATTGAAGAGGTTATTGAGGCTGGAAAAGCTGCTAATGCTCATAATTTCATCTCCCAGTTGCCTCAAGGATATGATACTCAG GTTGGCGAGCGAGGTGTTCAAATGTCGGGAGGACAGAAACAAAGGATCGCCATTGCACGAGCCATCATCAAGAAACCTCGTATCCTCCTCCTAGATGAAGCCACCAGCGCACTGGACTCCGAATCCGAACGAGTAGTCCAAGAAGCCCTAGACAAAGCAGCCGTCGGCCGCACCACAATAATCATCGCGCACCGCCTCTCCACCATCCGAAATGCGGACGTGATTGCCGTAGTTCAAAACGGCCAGGTCATGGAAATTGGCTCCCACGATGAGCTCTCCCAACGTGAAAACGGCCACTACACGTCCCTTGTCCGCCTCCAACGAACGGAGAAAGAAAAGGAACCAGAAGAGTTAGGGCATTATGGTGTTTCGTCTTCCATTTCAAACGATATTCACAGCACAAGCAGCCGTAGGCTCTCCATGGTGAGTCGTTCGAGTTCCGCAAACTCGTTTGCTCAGGGTAGAGCTCCGGATCAAGAGAGTGTTGTAGAGTATGAACAGAAGAAACTGCCCGTGCCTTCGTTTAGGAGACTTTTGGCCTTGAACCTTCCCGAGTGGAAACAAGCAGTTATGGGGTGCACGAGTGCGACTCTTTTTGGGGCGGTACAGCCGTTGTACGCGTTTGCGATGGGGTCCATGATATCGGTTTATTTCTTGAAGGACCACGACGAGATTAAGGCGAAGACAAGGACTTATTCTCTTTGCTTTCTAGGGTTGGCAATCTTCTCGTTGCTGATCAATGTCAGCCAGCATTACAACTTTGCTTACATGGGAGAGTACTTGACTAAGAGGATTAGAGAGAGGATGCTTTCAAAGGTACTCACTTTTGAAGTGGGATGGTTTGATCAGGATGAGAATTCTAGTGGTGCCATTTGCTCTAGACTCGCCAAAGATGCCAATGTG GTGAGATCTTTGGTGGGTGATCGAATGGCTCTTGTTGTACAAACCATGTCAGCAGTAACAGTAGCTTGCACAATGGGACTGATCATTACATGGAGACTTGCACTTGTCATGATAGCCGTACAACCCCTCATCATTGTATGCTTCTACACAAGGCGTGTCCTGCTCAAAAATATGTCCCAGAAGGCCATAAAATCCCAGGAAGAAAGCAGCAAGCTCGCCGCGGAAGCAGTCTCCAACCTCCGGACAGTCACCGCCTTCTCATCCCAAAACCGCCTCTTGAAAATGCTCGAAAAGGCCCAAGAAGGCCCGCGTCGGGAGAGTATCCGACAGTCATGGTATGCCGGCATTGGACTCGCTTGTTCCCAAAGCCTCACGACCGTCACTTGGGCCTTCGACTTTTGGTACGGAGGCAAGCTTGTCGCCAAGGGCTACGTCAATGCAAAACAACTTTTCCAGACCTTCATGATCTTGGTCAGCACGGGCCGGGTCATTGCCGATGCTGGTAGCATGACCACAGACCTCGCCAAGGGAGCAGACGCCGTTGGGTCTGTTTTTGCCGTGTTAGACAAGTACACAAAAATCGAGCCTGAAGACCCCGAAGGTCTCGACCCCAAAAGAATTACGGGCAGCATTGAGCTACGCAACGTGCATTTCGCGTACCCCGCTAGGCCCGATGTTATGATCTTCAACGGCTTCTCAATCAAAATCGAGGCGGGAAAATCAACGGCATTGGTGGGCCAAAGTGGTTCAGGTAAATCAACGATCATCGGATTGATAGAACGGTTTTACGATCCGATCAAGGGAGCGGTCAAAATCGACGGTCAAGATGTGAAGTCGTACCACCTCAAATCATTGAGAAAACACATAGCATTGGTCAGTCAAGAGCCAACGTTATTTGCCGGGACCATACGAGAAAACATTGTGTACGGCGTATCGGACAAGGTCGATGAGTTGGAGATAGTGGAAGCCGCGAGGGCGGCCAACGCGCACGATTTCATTGCGGGATTGAAAGACGGATATGACACGTCGTGCGGGGACAGGGGAGTGCAGCTATCCGGCGGACAAAAGCAACGGATTGCTATAGCCAGGGCGATACTTCGAAACCCCGTCATTTTGTTGCTGGACGAGGCGACCAGCGCGCTCGACAGTCGGTCTGAAAAGGTTGTGCAGGACGCGCTGGAGCGTGTGATGGTGGGGAGGACCAGCGTGGTGGTGGCCCACAGGTTGAGTACAATACAGAATTGTGATATGATTACTGTGCTGGATAAAGGAAAGGTCGTGGAGAAAGGGACCCACTCGTCGCTTTTGGCCAAAGGGCCTGCAGGTGCTTATTTCTCATTGGTCAGCCTCCAAAGGACCCCACCCGCAGAAAAGGGCACTGAATTGTATTGA